The segment GGTGGTGTTCTACATCCGCCGTTCGCTGCAGGAGACCGAGGCCTACCTGACGCGCAAGTCGCATCCGACGTTCCGGCAAATGCTCAAAACCATCACCCTCAACTGGCCGCTGGTCGTCACCGGAACGATGCTGATCGTGCTGACGACGGTCGCGTTCTACCTGATCACCGTCTACACGCCGACCTTCGGCAAGAACGTGCTCAAGCTGAGCACCGAGGAAAGCCTGCTCGTCACCTTGTGCATCGGCCTGTCGAACTTCATCTGGCTGCCCGTCATGGGCGCGCTGTCCGACCGCATCGGGCGCTGGCCCATCATGGCCGTGTGCTCGGCGCTGACGGTGCTGACGGCGTATCCTGCCCTGTCCTGGCTGGTCGCCCATCCGAGTTTCGACCACATGCTGATGGTGGAGCTGTGGCTGTCCTTCCTGTACGGCAGCTACAACGGGGCCACCATCGTCGCGCTGACGGAAATCATCCCGGCCAGCGTGAGGACCACGGGCTTTTCTCTGGCCTACAGCCTGGCCACGGCGCTGTTCGGCGGCATGACGCCGCTGGTGTCGACCCTGCTGATCGAGAGCACCGGCGACAAGGCGGCGCCAGGCTACTGGATGGCCGGCGCCGGCGCCATCAGCCTGGTGGCGACGTGGCTGATCTATCGCGGCATCGTCAGGGAGCGCCATCCGCTCCCGGCATGATGTTACGGCCAGGCGGGCCGGCGCATGTGGAACAGGCTGTCCGGCCCGATCTCGAAATAATCGGCCGGACCGCCGCCGCGCAAGATCGGCGCGGCCGCCGCCGTGTCGTACACGCCATCGTTGAGCAGGTGGCGCGCAATGTGCACGCCCACCACTTCCCCCAGCACCAGCCAGCTGCCGACACCGTCGCCATTAAGGCCTTGCAGCTCGATGATCTGCGTGCGCCGGCATTCGAAGGAGACGGGGCTTTCCGCCACGCGCGGCACATTGACGATGCGCGAGGCGGCCGGCGTCAGGCCGGCCAGCGCGAATTCATCGACTTCGGGCGGCGCCGGCGCGCAACTGATGTTCATCGCCCCGGCCAGCGGACGCGTGGCCAGGTTCCACACGAATTCGCCCGTCTGTTCGATATTGCGCAAGGTATCCTTGCGGCCGATGCTGGAAAAACCGATCAGCGGCGGATGGTAATTGAAGGCGTTGAAAAAACTGTAGGGCGCCAGATTGAGCACGCCCTCGCTGCTGCGCGAAGCGATCCAGCCGATGGGCCGCGGCCCCACGATGGCGTTGAACGGGTCATGCGCCAGGCCATGGCCCTGCGCAGGTTCATAAAAGTGAATATTGTCGGCCACGCGCGTTCCTGAAGTCAAAAGAAGTCAAAGGCGCCCGGGATGGAACGCCTGGAACGACAGCTTACTGGAATTGCCGCCACCGCGTTGCCAGCCCGCCGGCGCCAGGTGCGCTCGCGCACGCATCGCAACAATTGTGTAGCACATGGCCCTGGGCCTCGCTTATGATGGGACAACTCAACCCTTGTCATTACGCTACCGCCCATGCCTACGCTCACGCTGCACCAGAAAGTGTTCCTGCTCCTCCTGAGCATCGTCACCATCGGCTTCGGCTGGATACTGGCGCCATATGCGGGCGCCATCTTCTGGGGTGTGATCCTGGCGATCCTGTTCGCGCCCGTGTACCGCTGGCTGCTGCTGAAAACCAGGGGCCGCGCCGGCCTAGCGTCGCTGCTGACTTTGCTGCTGATTATCGTCATCGTGATCCTGCCGCTGTCGCTCGTTTCCGTGTCGCTCGTGAACCAGGCGGCCAGCGTCGTGGAAATGGTGCGTTCGGGCGAAATCACGGTCGCCATGTTCTTCAATAAAATCATGGCCGTGCTGCCGCAATGGCTGATCAACTTGCTCGACCGCTTCAACCTGACCAGCCTGGCCAGCCTGCAGGACAAGCTGGCCGAGGGCGCCACGCAGGTGAGCCAGGTGGTGGCGGTGAAAGCCATCAACGTGGGCCTGTACACCTTTGAATTCCTCACCAGCCTGTGCATCATGCTGTACCTGCTGTTTTTCCTCATGCGCGATGGTTCGACCCTGTCGGCCCGCATCAAGGGTGCCGTGCCGCTGAGCCGCAAGTACAAGCAGCGCCTGTTCACCAATTTCACCACCGTGATCCGCGCCACCGTGAAGGGCAACATCCTCGTGGCAATCGCCCAGGGTGCCCTCGGCGGCCTGGCATTCTGGTTCCTCGACGTGCCGGCGCCCCTGCTGTGGGCCGTGCTGATGGCCTTCCTGTCGCTGCTGCCGGCCGTCGGCGCCGCCCTCGTCTGGGCGCCCGTGGCCGTCTACTTCCTGGCCACGGGCGCGATCTGGCAAGGCGCAGGGCTGGCCGCCTTCGGCGTCTTCGTCATCGGCCTGGTCGACAACGTGCTGCGCCCCGTTTTGGTCGGCAAGGACACCAAGATGCCCGACTACGTGGTGCTGCTGTCGACCGTGGGCGGCATGGCCCTGTTTGGCCTGAACGGCTTCGTCATCGGCCCCGTGGTGGCGGCCCTGTTCATCGCCTCGTGGGACCTGTTCGTCTCGGCCAGCGAATTCCAGGCCCAGGATTGAGGCGCCGTCCCAGCTGCAAAAATAAACCCGCCAAAACCCGGCGCTGTCGGCGCCGCCACTTGCGCTTCCCGAAACAGGCCGGAGCGGCCTGGCGGCACAGTGTCCGCCAGCGCGGACCAGCCCCGGCAACTATCCACATGAGACCGCATTTCATGGCAACTATCATGTTGCAATAGTATACATTTAGCAACAAATACAAAAATATAGTTTTTGACGCAACAGGGGCTGCGGCGTAGTGTCGGTCGTCCCGACAACCACGTAATGAGGAGCCTTCCATGGCAAATCCACTGTGCTTACTGATGCCGGTACTACCCGGCACCAATCCGATCTCCATCGCCGCCGCGTTGCAGGAATACCAGACGAAGATCAATGCCGCACTCACCAATATCGGTACCGTGCACTTTGCCCGCTTCACCCTGCTTGACCGCTCCCAGGCCAATCTGCTGCCCAACATCGGCAAGACGGCTACTTCCGATACCCTGATCATCGGCGTCATCACCGAGTATGACGGCAATTTCAATGCCTACATCGAAGATTTCGTGGCCCAGCTGGGCGAGGTATTCGACGCGCTGCTGCAGTTCGTCGTGGGCGGCAAGGCGCTGATGCCCGTTGCCGACCACGTGGCCGCATTCGAATCCTTCATCACCGCCAACGACGCCGCGCAGCATGTGCCCAACACGGGCCTGTATAGCGCCTATCCGCAGACCGTCCAGCAAATCCTCGCTTCCGTCTGAGCCTGAACCGAACGCCGCGCCGGGGCTGCGCAAGCGGCCCCGCCAACCCAGCCCCCGGAGAGACAGCATGGCCGATCCCATCATCGATTACGACGACGTGCAAGGCACGATCCTGCGCGGCTACCGCGTCAACCTGGCGCGCCATTTCATCTTCAGCATCACGGATGCGGCGCAGGCGCGGCGCACCATCGCGGCCCTGCTCGACGGCAGCGACGGGCTGCCATCGATCACCACCGCGCGCCATATTCACCCCAAGCCGCCCTGCTTCGTCAATCTCAGTTTTACCGCTCCCGGCCTGTCCGCGCTGGGAGTGGCCGCGGCCGACCTGGCCACCTTTGACCAGGCATTCCAGCGGGGCGCGGCCGACCCGGCCAGCGTCGCCGCCGTGGGCGACGTGGGCGACAGCGCCCCCGAACATTGGCTCGGCAACCTGGGACAAGCCACCGAGGCCGGACAGGTGCATGCGATGCTGAGCCTGTGGGTCAGCGAATCGGAGGTAGTGCTGCAGGCAACGTCGGCCACGCTGCGTGGCGCCTTTGCCGCCGGCTGGCGTGAACTGTATGCGCACGACGGCGTGGCCCTGCCAGGCAACCGCGTGCATTTCGGCTACCGCGACAATATCGCCCAGCCCGACGTCGATGGCGCCCCGCCGCGCAAGCACGAGCACGAATACGACCCGGACCCGCTCAACAGCGTCAAGACGGGGGAATTCCTGCTCGGCTATCCGAATGAAAACGGCGGCACCTACCAGGTGCAGCCGCCGCAACTGTCCACCAACGGCAGCTATGCCGCCTTCCGCATCCTGGAGCAGGACGTGCCCCTGTTCGACAGTATATTGAGCCAGGGCGCGGCCAGTTCCGGGCTCAGCACCGAAATGGTGGCCGCCAAGATGTGCGGACGCTGGCGCAACGGCAATCCGCTCGTGCTCGCACCGGACGAACCGGGTCCCGTGCTGCCGAACGCCAGCCTGAACCACTTCCACTATGTCGATGCGCAGCCGGAAAAGGACGACACGCTGGGCCTGAAATGCCCGATCGGCGCGCATATCCGGCGCAACAATCCGCGCGACGAAGGCGTCGTGGGCACCTCGGCCCGCAACCACCGCATCGTGCGGCGCGCCATGCCCTATGGCAGCGAATACGATCCTGCCTCGCCCACCACGGAACGGCGGGGACTGGTCGGCTATTTCATCAATGCGAATCTGCGCAACCAGTTCGAATTCCTGATGCAGCAATGGAACGATGACGCTACCTTCGTCAAAGCGGCCGTCGGCCCGGCCGGTCCCGAAGCGGGCAATGCCACGCTCAACATCAGCGGCCAGGACGTGTTCCTGGGTATCAACGACCCGGCCGTCAGTTCCTTCACCTTGCCCGGCGTGGGCCCCAAGGGCAGCGGCAATACGAAACTGCAGCATTTTTCGCGCAGCGTCATCACGCGCGGCGGCGTGTATTGCTTCTTCCCCAGCATCACGGGATTGCGCTACCTGGCAAACCTGAGTTAGGCGGCGGGCGGGCCGCAGCGCGATTGACCCCGTTCAGGCAAACACGGGGCGGAAGAAACTGCGCTCGTAGCTGACGATGCAGCGCGTCTCTTCGGCGTAGCGGAAGGCGGCCTGGCATTCGGCGTCCTGCATCGAATCGCTGCGGTACTGCTCGTACAGGGCCAGGCTGGGAAACGAGAACATGGCCAGCGCCACGTTGCTGGCGCCCTCGGACGGCAAAAAGTAGCCGTGGTGCTGGCCGCCGAAGCGTTCGACCAGCGGTATCCACAGCTTGCCGTAGGCTTCGAATTCCCGCAATTTGTACGGGTCGATGATGTAACGCAGGTAACAGGTGATCATGCGGTTTCCTTGTGAACGTTCAGATCCATCAGCATGCCAGATTCCCAGGAACCGATGGCGGCCAATGGCAAGCCAGGCAAAAAGTCCAGCGCGCACGGATACGTAAAATCTTCCTGCGCCAGGACGCCTAGACCCGGCCAGGCGTAGAACAACAGCTTGCCCTTGCCGATGCGTCCCAGCGCGCTGCCGTCGGGCAGCCAGCGCAAGGCGTCGCCCGTGCCGCCGCCTCCTTCAACCGGCGCGGTGGCCAGACAGCGGCCGTCGTCCATCGCATGCACGGACAAGAATTCCTCGCCGTGCGCGTAATGCAGCACGGCCAGGCGCTCGCCATCGGGCGATGGGGCGCACGACGCCAGCTTGGGCAGCGACAGCCGCACGCGGCCGCCTCCCGCTTGCAGCGGCCAGTCCCACACGCTGCAGTAGTCGGGCGGCTGCACCTGCCCCTCGTCCACCGATTTGACGCCGTGCAGGACCAGCAAACGCCGCCCGCCATCGATGGCGTAGATTGCGCGCAGCATCTCGCCAGGGTGCTCCTGCGTGAACAGCAGGTCGCCCGTCTGCGCGTCGCGCACGCGCAGGCGGCCATCCCAGCCGCCGTCGACGAGATACCGGCCGCACGGCGACCACGCGGGGCCGCAGCCTTCGCCATCCTTCTTGTTCTGGAAGTTCAGCAGCGGCTGGCCTGCGTGGGCATCCACCACGGCCATCTGGCCAGTCGTGCTCTTGATGGCCAGCCGGCCGCCGTCGGGCGAAAACGCCATGCTGGAACAATGGGCGATGAATTTGCCGCGCCACAGCTTCTGGCGCGCCGTCACGTCCCACAGCGCCAGATCGCGCCCCAGCACGGCCAGACGCGCGCCATCGGGCGAAAACCGCACGCCGTAGGCGCAGCCCAGCTTCAGGGGCTTGCGCGTTGCCGTCATGGGCGCGCCAGCCGGTACACGACGCTGTCGATATCGTAATGGCGCTCCATGCCCGCGTATTGCATGCCCAGGCGCGTCATGACCTTGATCGATGCCGCATTGTCCGGGTGGGCCACGGCCACCACTTCGGGCGCACCGACGACGTCGAAGGCATGCGCGACGATGGCGGCCGCCGCTTCGCTGGCATAGCCCTGGCCCCAGCCCGTGCGGGCCAGGCGCCAGCCGATTTCATGCGGCTTGCTCTTGTCGCCATCGAGATGCTGCAGGCAGGCCATGCCCACCATCTCGCCATCATCGAGGCGTATCAGCGCCCACCACGAATAACCCCACTCGGCCCAGCGGCCGGTGACGCGCGTGACGCCCGCGCGCGTGTCCTCTTCCGTCTCGGGCTGGCCCGCGTTCAGATAGGTCATCACCTCGGGGTCGGTGTTGAGCGTGCGCATGCGCTCATAGTGGTTTTCCGTGATCGGTTCCAGGCGCAGGCGCGCCGTCGTGAGTATGGTCATCGCATTTCCTTGGACGAAAAAAAAGACGATACACGATCGTCTTTTTTTTGCAAGTGCGCACGCAATTACTTGCCTGCTTCGCCCTTCTTGATCCACGCCGCCAGCTGGTGGGGACGCAGGCCATCGTAGTCTTCGAATGGCTGATGGATCCACGGATTGTGCGGCAGTTCGTCGAGGAAGTAGTCGGGACGCACGACGGAGCAGCCCTTCAGCCAGATCACGGCCGACTTGACTTCGGTCACGTCAGGGAAGTTTTCCTTCAGGTGACGCGTGACCTTGTCCAGGGTGACACCCGAATCGGCCAGGTCGTCGACCAGCAGGATGCGGCCGGCCAGCGGGCCCTTGGTCATGGTCATGTACTTGGCGATATCGAGGTCGCCGCGCACCGTGCCCGCGTCTTCGCGGTAGGAGCTGGTCGACAGGATGGCCAACGGCAAGTCAAAAATGCGCGAGAAGACGTCGCCGGGACGCACGCCGCCGCGCGCCAGGCACAATACCTGGTCGAATTTCCAGCCCGATTCGTAGACCTTGAGCGCCAGGCGCTCGATCAGGCGGTGGTATTCTTCCCAGTTGACCCAGAGGTGTTGATCGTTCGATTGTGGGGTAGTCATGATAGTGGAATCTTATTATTAGCGTGATTAAAAAAATCCGCCTTGCGGCGGATTGTGTCCAGCAGCTTATTCGAATGGGTGGCGCAGCACGATCGTTTCTTCACGATCCGGACCGGTCGAAACCATGTCCACCGGTACGCCGACCAGTTCTTCGATGCGCTTGATGTAAGCGCGGGCCGTTGCCGGCAGGGCCGCCAGCGATTTCGCGCCGACCGTGCTTTCCGTCCAGCCTGGCATCTCTTCGTACACCGGCACGCAACGGGCGGCTTCTTCGGCGCCAGATGGGAAGATGTCCGTGGCCACGCCGTCGATGGTGTAGCCGGTGCACAGCTTCAGCGTTTCGATACCGTCCAGCACATCCAGCTTGGTCAGGCACATGCCCGTCACGCCGTTGATCTGCACAGAGCGGCGCAGCAAGGCGGCGTCGAACCAGCCGCAGCGGCGGGCACGGCCCGTCACGGTGCCGAATTCGTGGCCGACTTGCGCCAGGTGGTGGCCGACGCCCGCATCCGTTGGCAGTTCCGAAGGGAACGGGCCGGAACCGACGCGCGTCGTGTAAGCCTTGGTGATGCCCATGATGTAGTGCAGCATGCCAGGACCGACACCCGAACCGGCGGCGGCATTGCCGGCCACGCAGTTCGACGAGGTGACGAACGGGTAGGTGCCGTGGTCGACGTCGAGCAGGGAACCCTGCGCGCCTTCGAACAGCAGGTTCGCGCCGGCCTTGTGCGCCTTGTACAGCGCGCTCGACACGTCGGTCACCATCGGACGCAGGCGCGGCACATAGGCCAGCGCGTCGTCGAGGGTCTTCTGATAGTCGACCTTCGGCGCCTTCAGGTAGTTTTCCAGCACGAAGTTGTGGTAATCGAGGTTTTCGGCCAGCTTTTCGGCAAAGCGCTTCTCGTTCAGCAGGTCGGCGATACGGATCGCGCGGCGCGCCACTTTGTCTTCGTAGGCCGGGCCGATGCCCTTGCCTGTGGTGCCGATCTTTGCATCGCCACGCTTGGCTTCACGCGCCAGGTCGATCGCGGTGTGGTAAGGCAGGATCACGGGCGCCGCGTCCGACACTTTCAGGCGCGAGGCGACTTCGACGCCGACGGCTTCGAGCTTGTCGATTTCGCGCAACACGTCCGGCACGGAAACGACCACGCCGTTACCGATGTAGCAGGCGACGCCTGGACGCATGATGCCCGACGGGATCAGCTGCAGCGCGGTTTTGACGCCGCCGATGACCAGCGTGTGGCCTGCATTGTGGCCGCCCTGGAAGCGCACCACACCCTGGGCGTGATCGGTCAACCAGTCGACGATCTTGCCTTTACCTTCATCGCCCCATTGGGTGCCGATGACAACGACGTTCTTTGCCATAATTTTCTTTGACATCACTTAACCTAAGTTTTTAAGAATCCAGCTACTACCATTATCGGCAAGTACCAGCACGCGATCGCACTCGAACTCGTCTTGTTCATTACTGTGACCCGGCATACTCTGGATCACGACCTCGCCCGCCTTGCGCAACTCGGCGATTTTTTCCTTCAATTCTGGCGCGCTGCCCCATGGGGCGCGGATCGAATGCTTCCGTTCCGCCGTTGGCAACAAGCGCGCCAGTTCGCGCAAATCGAGCGAGAAGCCGGTCGCGGGACGTGCCCGGCCGAACGCTTCGCCGACGTGGTCATAACGGCCGCCGCGCGCAACCGCGTTCGGCAAGCCAGGTACATACAGCGCAAACATCGCGCCACTTTCATATTGGTAGCCGCGCAGGTCGGCCAGGTCGATCGCCACTTCGGCGCGGCCCAGCGCGGATCCTGCCAGCGCGGCCAGTTCGGCCAGCGCCTTCAGCACGCCCGGCAGCGGCGGCAGCACTTCGCGCGCACGCGCCAGCACATCGATGTCGCCATACAGGTTCGGCAAGGCCAAGAGCGCATCGCGCGTGACGGCATCGTAGGATGCGGTCAGGGCGCGCAGGCCCGGCGCATCTTTCGCGCGCAGCAGGGTGTACAGCGCAGCTTCGTCGCGCACGGCGGCGGCGTCTTGCGCAATGATAGCGCGCAAC is part of the Janthinobacterium sp. 67 genome and harbors:
- a CDS encoding MFS transporter — translated: MATPSTATPIAEATPPRAQARPPSRIATVIRVTSGNFIEMYDFFLFGFYATYISKAFFPATSEYAALMMTFATFGAGFFMRPLGAILLGSYIDRIGRRKGLVLTLAIMASGTALIAFVPGYATIGLLAPFLVLIGRLLQGFSAGVELGGVSVYLSEMATPGNKGYYVSWQSASQQVAIIFSAALGYFLNETLSKEFIADWGWRIPFFIGCSIIPVVFYIRRSLQETEAYLTRKSHPTFRQMLKTITLNWPLVVTGTMLIVLTTVAFYLITVYTPTFGKNVLKLSTEESLLVTLCIGLSNFIWLPVMGALSDRIGRWPIMAVCSALTVLTAYPALSWLVAHPSFDHMLMVELWLSFLYGSYNGATIVALTEIIPASVRTTGFSLAYSLATALFGGMTPLVSTLLIESTGDKAAPGYWMAGAGAISLVATWLIYRGIVRERHPLPA
- a CDS encoding flavin reductase family protein — its product is MADNIHFYEPAQGHGLAHDPFNAIVGPRPIGWIASRSSEGVLNLAPYSFFNAFNYHPPLIGFSSIGRKDTLRNIEQTGEFVWNLATRPLAGAMNISCAPAPPEVDEFALAGLTPAASRIVNVPRVAESPVSFECRRTQIIELQGLNGDGVGSWLVLGEVVGVHIARHLLNDGVYDTAAAAPILRGGGPADYFEIGPDSLFHMRRPAWP
- a CDS encoding AI-2E family transporter, with translation MPTLTLHQKVFLLLLSIVTIGFGWILAPYAGAIFWGVILAILFAPVYRWLLLKTRGRAGLASLLTLLLIIVIVILPLSLVSVSLVNQAASVVEMVRSGEITVAMFFNKIMAVLPQWLINLLDRFNLTSLASLQDKLAEGATQVSQVVAVKAINVGLYTFEFLTSLCIMLYLLFFLMRDGSTLSARIKGAVPLSRKYKQRLFTNFTTVIRATVKGNILVAIAQGALGGLAFWFLDVPAPLLWAVLMAFLSLLPAVGAALVWAPVAVYFLATGAIWQGAGLAAFGVFVIGLVDNVLRPVLVGKDTKMPDYVVLLSTVGGMALFGLNGFVIGPVVAALFIASWDLFVSASEFQAQD
- a CDS encoding Dyp-type peroxidase; its protein translation is MADPIIDYDDVQGTILRGYRVNLARHFIFSITDAAQARRTIAALLDGSDGLPSITTARHIHPKPPCFVNLSFTAPGLSALGVAAADLATFDQAFQRGAADPASVAAVGDVGDSAPEHWLGNLGQATEAGQVHAMLSLWVSESEVVLQATSATLRGAFAAGWRELYAHDGVALPGNRVHFGYRDNIAQPDVDGAPPRKHEHEYDPDPLNSVKTGEFLLGYPNENGGTYQVQPPQLSTNGSYAAFRILEQDVPLFDSILSQGAASSGLSTEMVAAKMCGRWRNGNPLVLAPDEPGPVLPNASLNHFHYVDAQPEKDDTLGLKCPIGAHIRRNNPRDEGVVGTSARNHRIVRRAMPYGSEYDPASPTTERRGLVGYFINANLRNQFEFLMQQWNDDATFVKAAVGPAGPEAGNATLNISGQDVFLGINDPAVSSFTLPGVGPKGSGNTKLQHFSRSVITRGGVYCFFPSITGLRYLANLS
- a CDS encoding NIPSNAP family protein, which codes for MITCYLRYIIDPYKLREFEAYGKLWIPLVERFGGQHHGYFLPSEGASNVALAMFSFPSLALYEQYRSDSMQDAECQAAFRYAEETRCIVSYERSFFRPVFA
- a CDS encoding WD40 repeat domain-containing protein encodes the protein MTATRKPLKLGCAYGVRFSPDGARLAVLGRDLALWDVTARQKLWRGKFIAHCSSMAFSPDGGRLAIKSTTGQMAVVDAHAGQPLLNFQNKKDGEGCGPAWSPCGRYLVDGGWDGRLRVRDAQTGDLLFTQEHPGEMLRAIYAIDGGRRLLVLHGVKSVDEGQVQPPDYCSVWDWPLQAGGGRVRLSLPKLASCAPSPDGERLAVLHYAHGEEFLSVHAMDDGRCLATAPVEGGGGTGDALRWLPDGSALGRIGKGKLLFYAWPGLGVLAQEDFTYPCALDFLPGLPLAAIGSWESGMLMDLNVHKETA
- a CDS encoding GNAT family N-acetyltransferase; translated protein: MTILTTARLRLEPITENHYERMRTLNTDPEVMTYLNAGQPETEEDTRAGVTRVTGRWAEWGYSWWALIRLDDGEMVGMACLQHLDGDKSKPHEIGWRLARTGWGQGYASEAAAAIVAHAFDVVGAPEVVAVAHPDNAASIKVMTRLGMQYAGMERHYDIDSVVYRLARP
- a CDS encoding phosphoribosyltransferase; this encodes MTTPQSNDQHLWVNWEEYHRLIERLALKVYESGWKFDQVLCLARGGVRPGDVFSRIFDLPLAILSTSSYREDAGTVRGDLDIAKYMTMTKGPLAGRILLVDDLADSGVTLDKVTRHLKENFPDVTEVKSAVIWLKGCSVVRPDYFLDELPHNPWIHQPFEDYDGLRPHQLAAWIKKGEAGK
- a CDS encoding adenylosuccinate synthase, encoding MSKKIMAKNVVVIGTQWGDEGKGKIVDWLTDHAQGVVRFQGGHNAGHTLVIGGVKTALQLIPSGIMRPGVACYIGNGVVVSVPDVLREIDKLEAVGVEVASRLKVSDAAPVILPYHTAIDLAREAKRGDAKIGTTGKGIGPAYEDKVARRAIRIADLLNEKRFAEKLAENLDYHNFVLENYLKAPKVDYQKTLDDALAYVPRLRPMVTDVSSALYKAHKAGANLLFEGAQGSLLDVDHGTYPFVTSSNCVAGNAAAGSGVGPGMLHYIMGITKAYTTRVGSGPFPSELPTDAGVGHHLAQVGHEFGTVTGRARRCGWFDAALLRRSVQINGVTGMCLTKLDVLDGIETLKLCTGYTIDGVATDIFPSGAEEAARCVPVYEEMPGWTESTVGAKSLAALPATARAYIKRIEELVGVPVDMVSTGPDREETIVLRHPFE
- a CDS encoding ATP phosphoribosyltransferase regulatory subunit, which gives rise to MPNWLLPENIADVLPSEARKIEELRRLMLDNFRLYGYELVMPPLLEYLESLMTGAGKDTDLRTFKLVDQLSGRMLGLRADMTTQVARIDAHLLNRATVTRLCYAGSVLHTRPSGLHATREPLQIGAEIYGHAGLEADAEIQELALASLALAGFDSVRLDLSHVGLLRAIIAQDAAAVRDEAALYTLLRAKDAPGLRALTASYDAVTRDALLALPNLYGDIDVLARAREVLPPLPGVLKALAELAALAGSALGRAEVAIDLADLRGYQYESGAMFALYVPGLPNAVARGGRYDHVGEAFGRARPATGFSLDLRELARLLPTAERKHSIRAPWGSAPELKEKIAELRKAGEVVIQSMPGHSNEQDEFECDRVLVLADNGSSWILKNLG